In the genome of Limisphaerales bacterium, one region contains:
- a CDS encoding prepilin-type N-terminal cleavage/methylation domain-containing protein: MNPTTSSSPLTTPPRKAGFTLIELLVVIAIIGILAAMLLPALARAKAKANRIKCVNNLGSIGKALMGFAHDNGGRLPWQLIPSQQRNHFGTKYVEDLAPIFSTAAMKSELQTAKILHSPCDADREAANEDAQKGWKGYNAKTGNLISKSAISYVLIKGADMARPSTVLAATRNLSTCDLASANWTGADEDPIPDHAMTGLNKSQGQLVKGDGSASFSTDADFGTSGKLIKGHINSSGGVRLGKASTQVIGCSAKGPILGLLWSKPSSDGRIAGYVLEKGGKYVMVATRGINWNQAKADAVKRGGQLAAFETKSEYKSFVKISKGWAKNNFLYVGGTYNTGSKSWQWLSGGSIDSEMFAGQEFNDTDEHEHYVVFQNW, translated from the coding sequence GTGAACCCCACTACTTCCTCCTCACCACTCACTACACCCCCGCGCAAAGCGGGCTTCACCCTCATCGAACTCCTCGTCGTCATTGCGATTATTGGGATTTTGGCTGCGATGCTTTTGCCCGCCCTTGCCCGAGCGAAGGCGAAGGCTAACCGAATCAAATGCGTAAATAATCTTGGCTCCATTGGCAAAGCGTTGATGGGGTTTGCGCATGATAATGGCGGGCGATTGCCTTGGCAGTTGATCCCGAGCCAACAGCGCAATCATTTTGGCACCAAATACGTTGAGGATCTGGCCCCGATTTTTTCCACTGCCGCGATGAAGAGCGAATTGCAGACAGCCAAGATTTTGCATTCCCCGTGTGATGCCGACCGCGAGGCGGCCAATGAAGATGCTCAAAAAGGTTGGAAAGGATACAATGCCAAGACCGGCAATCTCATTTCGAAAAGTGCCATCAGCTATGTCCTAATTAAGGGGGCGGATATGGCTCGACCTTCCACAGTCTTGGCTGCTACGCGAAATCTTTCCACTTGCGATTTGGCCTCGGCAAACTGGACTGGCGCGGATGAAGACCCCATTCCCGATCACGCTATGACCGGCCTCAACAAAAGTCAGGGCCAACTCGTGAAGGGCGACGGCAGCGCAAGCTTCTCTACCGATGCAGATTTTGGCACTTCGGGTAAACTCATAAAGGGCCATATCAACTCGAGTGGCGGCGTTAGGCTTGGCAAAGCCAGCACACAGGTAATTGGCTGTAGTGCCAAAGGGCCAATATTGGGATTGCTTTGGAGTAAGCCTTCTTCAGACGGTCGCATCGCCGGATATGTTTTAGAAAAAGGAGGCAAGTACGTAATGGTGGCAACCCGTGGTATCAATTGGAATCAGGCAAAAGCTGATGCCGTAAAACGAGGCGGACAACTGGCGGCTTTTGAAACCAAAAGCGAATACAAGTCCTTTGTTAAAATTTCAAAAGGTTGGGCGAAGAATAACTTCTTGTATGTTGGTGGAACATATAACACCGGGTCTAAATCTTGGCAGTGGCTTAGCGGAGGATCCATTGATTCTGAAATGTTTGCGGGACAAGAATTTAACGACACGGACGAACACGAACACTATGTCGTGTTCCAAAACTGGTAA
- a CDS encoding sigma-70 family RNA polymerase sigma factor, protein MPTPTRSSLLARLKAKEDQGSWEEFFEIYSDLIYNVARRARLSDADAKDIVQETTLKVYQGIGRFEKRRDRGSFKAWLCTVTRSRISNFYKKLNREPLRQEPRHSEDDPLEQVPDPKGPEIETVWEEEWQNTLVEGALARLKERVSPLQIQIFHAYVIREWDVAEVMRALEVSRAQVYLAKHRVGVIFREELAELQEEL, encoded by the coding sequence ATGCCTACGCCGACGCGGAGTTCGTTGTTGGCGCGGCTGAAGGCGAAGGAGGATCAGGGGAGTTGGGAGGAGTTTTTCGAGATTTACTCGGACTTGATTTATAATGTGGCGCGGCGGGCACGGCTTTCGGATGCGGATGCCAAGGATATTGTCCAGGAAACGACGCTGAAGGTTTATCAAGGCATCGGTCGGTTTGAGAAGCGGCGTGATCGGGGCTCGTTCAAGGCGTGGCTGTGCACGGTGACGCGCAGCCGGATTAGTAATTTTTACAAAAAATTAAACCGCGAGCCATTGCGCCAAGAGCCGCGACATTCTGAGGATGATCCGCTGGAGCAGGTGCCCGATCCCAAGGGGCCCGAAATTGAGACGGTGTGGGAGGAGGAATGGCAGAACACGCTGGTGGAGGGCGCGCTGGCGCGACTGAAGGAGCGGGTGAGCCCACTGCAAATCCAAATTTTCCACGCGTATGTGATTCGGGAATGGGACGTGGCGGAGGTCATGCGCGCGCTGGAGGTAAGCCGCGCGCAGGTGTATCTGGCCAAGCACCGGGTGGGGGTGATTTTCCGCGAGGAACTGGCGGAATTGCAGGAGGAACTTTAG